Proteins encoded together in one Oreochromis aureus strain Israel breed Guangdong linkage group 23, ZZ_aureus, whole genome shotgun sequence window:
- the LOC116323123 gene encoding ras-related protein Rab-9A-like, producing MMSKSTLLKVILLGDGGVGKSSLMNRYVTNKFDSHLFHTIGVEFLNKELEVDGRRVTLQIWDTAGQERFRSLRTPFYRGSDCCLLTFSLDDGQSFQNLANWKKEFTYYADIKDPDSFPFVVLGNKLDIPERQVSGEDARKWCRENGGHPYFETSAKDATNVASAFEEAVRRIQATDDRDGHLINTDTNTVDLQRKSQPQHSCC from the coding sequence ATGATGTCCAAATCCACTCTCTTAAAGGTGATCCTTCTGGGTGACGGTGGTGTGGGCAAATCGTCACTCATGAACCGTTACGTCACCAACAAGTTCGACTCGCACCTCTTCCACACCATAGGCGTGGAGTTCCTGAACAAAGAGCTGGAGGTGGACGGGCGCCGCGTCACCCTGCAGATCTGGGACACGGCGGGTCAGGAGCGCTTCCGCAGCCTCCGCACGCCTTTCTACCGCGGCTCCGACTGCTGCCTGCTCACCTTCAGCCTGGACGACGGACAGAGTTTCCAAAACCTGGCGAACTGGAAGAAGGAGTTTACTTACTATGCTGACATAAAGGACCCCGACAGCTTCCCCTTTGTGGTGCTGGGAAACAAACTGGACATTCCTGAGCGTCAGGTGTCTGGGGAGGACGCTCGAAAGTGGTGTCGCGAAAACGGCGGACACCCGTACTTTGAGACGAGCGCCAAGGATGCTACGAATGTAGCGTCGGCCTTTGAGGAGGCAGTGCGTCGCATTCAGGCGACAGACGACAGAGATGGTCACCtcatcaacactgacaccaaCACGGTGGACTTGCAGAGGAAGAGTCAGCctcaacacagctgctgctga